The following nucleotide sequence is from Actinomycetota bacterium.
CCGGCGGCCTGGTCGCCGCGGCCGCCGTCTACGGCCTGATCGTGCCCATCGTCGGGCTCACCCAGCGGGAGCTGCTGCCCGGTTCGGCCCACTGGGTGATCGAGGTCGTGCACCTGCTGCTCGGCATCGGCCTCGTCGGCCTGGCCGAGAGGCTGGCTACCATGGCCAAGGCCCGGCTGGCCCCGGTCGCCTGACCCAGGACGGCCGGCGTGCCCGAGACCGTCGACGTCGCCGTCGTCGGGGGCGGCGTGATCGGGCTGTCGGTGGCCCGCGAGCTCCGACTGGCCGGAGTCGACCGGGTGGTCGTCCTTGAGCGCGAGGCGTCGGTCGGCCAGGGGTCGTCGTCGCGGGCCAACGGCGGCGTCCGGGCCCAGTTCACCACCCGGGCCAACGTCGAGTTCTCGGCCTTCTCCATCGCCGAGCTGGAGCGCCTGGACGCCGCCACCGGCCTGCTCGGCTTCCACCAGACCGGCTACCTGCTGCTGTGCGGCACCGAGGCGGGCGAGCAGGGCCTGCGGGCCGCATTCGAGCTGCAGCGTTCCCTCGGGGTGGACACCGCCTGGCTCACCCCCGCCGAGGCGCTGGAGCGGGTGCCGTTCGTGCGCCCCCAGGGGCTGCGGGCGGCCACCTTCCACGCCCGCGACGGCTTCCTCGACCCCCACGGCGTGGTCGCGGCCCTGCGCGCCGAGGCCGAGCGGCTGGCCGTCGAGGTCCGCACCGGCACCGAGGTGACCGCCATCGAGCCGGCCCCCGGCGGCCTCGACCTCCGCGCCGGCGACCGGGCCCTGCGGGCCGGCTTCGTGGTCAACGCCGCCGGGCCGGCCGCCGGCCGGGTCGCCGCCCTCGCCGGAAGCGACCTGCCGGTGGCCCCGGTGCGCCGCAATCTCGCCTACGTCCGCGAGCCGGACGGCCCGGGCGAGCTCATCCCCATGTGCGTCGACCTGGACACCGGAGTGCTGATCCGCCGCGAGGCCAGCGGCGGGTTCGTGGTCGCCTGGTCGGACCCGTCCGACCCCTCGTCCTGGGAGACGACCGTCGACCCGAGGTTCCTGGAGCAGCTCGCCCAGCGGGTCGGCAACCGGTTCCCCCTGCTGGAGGAGCTGCCGCTGGACCCGCGGCAGTGCTGGGCCGGGCTGTACCCGGAGACCCCGGACCACCACGCCGTCGTCGGTCCCGCCCCGGAGGCGCCGGCGCTGCTGCACTGCGCCGGCTTCGGCGGCCACGGGGTGATGCACGCCCCGGCGGCCGGCCGGGCCGTGGCCGAGCTGGTCACCCTCGGCGGCTGCCGCACCTTCGACCTGCACCCGCTGCGCCCGGCCCGGTTCGCCGAGGGCGACCTGGTCGTGGAGACGGCCGTGTTGTGATGAGCAGGATGATTCAGTGATCCGAGTGCTTCTTCCCGCTCGCGTCCGCTCCCCGGTTGTGGTTTCTTGTCGTCCTTGATCGGAGCAGGGGGGGAGGTCGACCGTGGCCACTGAGGCCGCCAGCAGACATCGCCCACTTCGGCCTGATCGCCATGGGGGAACGGGTCGAGGCGCTGGGCGGCGGCTTCCGGGTGACGAGCGCATGAGCCCGCCCCGGGTGCTGGTCGTCGACGACCACGCCATGCTCCGGGAGGCCCTGGCCGAGCTGCTCGTCCAGGCCGGGTTCGAGGTCGCCGGCCAGGCCGCCGACGGCGCCGACGCGGTCGCGCTGGCCAAGCGGCTGGAGCCGGACGTGGTCCTGATGGACCTGCGCATGCCGGTCCTCGGCGGGCTCGACGCCACCCGCCTGATCAGGGACGCCTGCCCGGCCACCCAGGTGGTCCTGCTCACCGCCTTCGAGAGCCCGGCCCTGCAGCAGCAGGCCGAGGACGCCGGCTGCTTCGCCTACCTGGTCAAGGGCGCCCCACCGGGCACCATCCGCCTGGCCCTCGACCAGGCGGCGGCGGTCAGCCGCTCCCTGCTCCCACCGGCCGGGTCAGCGCCCGTCGACGCGTAGCACCGGCTCGGCGCCGAGGAAGCGGCCGACGTCGGCCGCCTCGGCCTCCAGCGCCGGCCGGGCCCCGCGCGGGAGCCGCCCCCCGAAGGGCTCGACGGTGAGCTCCAGCCGGTCGGGGGCGCGGCGGGCCCGCCAGGTGCCGGCCACGCGGCCGTCGACCACCACGGCGGGGTGGATCCAGCCGCCGCCGGCCTGGATCCGCCCGGCGAAGCCGGGGTCGAGGACCAGGTCGCGCCCGCGCCAGCCGAGCAGGTAGTCGTCGAAGCGGCCCAGCAGCCGCACCACCGGCCCGCCGGGACCGGCGGGGGGGTCCCCCGGTGGATCGGCGGCGACCGCGCCGACCGGGGCCCACAGCGGCCGGCCGTCCAGCGCCACCTCCTCCAGCTCATCGGCGACGAGGTCGAAGGCGCGCCGGGCCCGCCCGAGCGCCAGCCCGGACCAGGCGGCCAGGTCCTCGGGGGCGGCCGGGCCGTGGCCGCCCAGGTAGCGGCGGGCCAGCTCGGCCAGGGCCTCGTCAGGACCGAGGGTTCGGCCTGCGCCGGCCCATGCCTCCAGCAGCGCGTAGCTGGGCTCGTCGCCGTCCAGGTCGGGGCCGCGGCAGATCAGGCCGCGCATGGCCGCGTAGCCGATCAGGTGGGCCGGGGCCTGGCCCTTGGGCTCGATCTCCACCCCCTCGGCGGCGAGGCCGGCGACCACGTCGGCCCGGGGCAGCGGGCCGCCGGCCAGCACGGCCGGCAACGCGGCCAGGGCCCGCTCGCAGCGGGCGTCGTCCAGGCCGAGCTGGAGCCGCCGGCGCCGGTTGCCGGCCGCGAACCCGGGGCCGAGGAGGGCCACCAGCCAGCCGGCGTCCTCGGCGGCCACCATGTGCAGGGTGCCGCGCATCGCCCAGGTCCGGACCACCGACCGGTCCCGGTTGCAGGCCCGGCGCACCGCGTCGGCGTCCAGGCCGGTGCTGCGGGCCCGCACGGCCAGCCGGGACGCGGGCGTGTCCTGGGCCTGGAGCCCGCCCACGGCCCTGACCACCTCGGCCGCGTCGCCGGGCCGGCGCCCGGCCAGCCGCTGGGCCCGCAGGCGGAGCCGCCGGACCCGGTCCTCGGTGAGGCGCCTCACCGGCCGGACCGGAGGACCCGGCCGGAGCGGCGGCCGGTGAACCGGCCGTGCTCGACCACCAGGTCGCCGGCCAGGACCACGTGCTCGATGCCGGTGACGGGGACGTCGGGGTCGAGGTAGGTGCCGTCGTGGCCGACGGTGGCCGGGTCGAACACGCACAGGTCGGCCACCGCCCCCTCGGCCAGGAGGCCGCGCCCGTCCAGGCGGAACTGGCGGGCGCCCAGCCAGGTCGCCTTGCGGACGGCCTGCTCCCAGGTGAGGACGTCCAGCTCGCGGACGTAGCGGCCGAGCAGGCGGGGGAAGCAGCCCCAGGTCCGCGGGTGCTCGAGGCCGGTCGGAGGGCCGTTGTCGGACCCGACGCCGACCAGCGGGCTGGCCATGATGGCCCGCACGTCGTCCTCGCGCGCGAGGCGGACGACGATGGCGGCCGCCGGGTCGCCGGCGACCAGCTCGCAGAGGACGTCCCAGGGGTCGCGCCCCCCGGCCACCCCGGCCAGGGTGCGGCCGACCACCCCGGGGTCGCGGTGGCCGGTCAGCAGCACGTCGGCCGGGTCGGCCTCGACCCAGGCGCCGTCGCCGATCCCGCCCCGCTCGGCCTGGGCCCGCAGCGCCGCCCGGGTGCCCGGGTCGCGCAGCCGGGCCCGCATGGCCTCGGTGCCACCGGCGGCCACCGCCGGCGGCAGCAGCGCGCTCAGCACGGTCGCCCCGGCGTCGTACGGGTACTGGTCACCCTGGGCGTCGATCCCGTCCAGCCGGGCGGCGGCCAGCCGCTCCAGCAGCCGGCCGGCCGTGCCGTGGGCGGCCAGGCCGGCCGCCTTGCAGTGCGACACCTGCAGCCGGGTCCCGGCCGTGCCGGCGATCGTCACCGCCTCGTCGAGGGCCGCCTCCAGGTGGGCGCCCTCGTCGCGCAGGTGGGTCGCGTAGACGCCGCCGTAGGCGGCCGCCACCCGGGCCAGGGCGACCAGCTCGCCGGTGCCGGCGTAGCTGCCGGGCACGTAGATCAGCCCGCTGGACAGCCCGACCGCCCCGGCCTCGAACGCCTCGGCGGCCAGCGCCGCCATCCGCTCCGCCGCCCCGGGCCGCAGCCGCTCCTCCAGCCCGTTGGCGGTCAGCCGCAGGGTCCCGTGGCCGACCAGCAGGGCCAGGTTGTTGGCCGGCCGGGCCTGGTCGAGGCGGCCGGCCAGCTCCCCGAAGGTGGCCGGCTCGACCGGCACCCCGCCGGCCAGGCTGCTCCACAGGGCGGCCGCCACCTCGGCCGACCCCGGGTCGAGCGGGGCGAAGGTCAGCCCGTCGCAGCCGATGCGCCGCAGCCCGGCCGGCGGGTCGTCGCCGACCGCCACCACCCGCCGGCCCACCACGGCCACGTCGGCCACCCGCCCGGGGTTCCCGAGCCCGTCGAAGACGGTCCCGCCCTCGAGCAGCAGGCCTGCGCCGGTCATGGGCCGATGCTACCGGGGTGGGACGAGGCGGAGGCGGCCGGCCAGGGCGACCACCAGGCGCTGGTTGCCCTCGCTGGGGCCGCGCAGGGCGACGGTCACGAACGTGCCCCGGTCGGACCAGCGCAGCAGGACGCTCTCGGAGCTCCAGCCCTGGAAGCCCGCCGGGCAGGTGGCCAGCACGGCCGGCCGCCCGCCCAGCGCCGGGGTGGCGACCGGGCGCTGGGCCGGGCACCAGGACAAGGTCCCGCCGGCAAGGCGCCGTTGCGGCGTGGCCAGGATGGCCAGGGCGTCGAGGCTCCCGGGGGCGCCGGTGAAATCGGGCGGGACCACGAAGGCCTCCATCGGGAACCAGAGCAGCTCGTCCTGGCACGCCCCGGGCTCGGCCCCGTCGCACAGCCGCACCGGGACCGCGCCCGAGGCGGGGACGGGCGGCGTCGTCGTGGGCGCGG
It contains:
- a CDS encoding response regulator transcription factor translates to MSPPRVLVVDDHAMLREALAELLVQAGFEVAGQAADGADAVALAKRLEPDVVLMDLRMPVLGGLDATRLIRDACPATQVVLLTAFESPALQQQAEDAGCFAYLVKGAPPGTIRLALDQAAAVSRSLLPPAGSAPVDA
- a CDS encoding FAD-dependent oxidoreductase translates to MPETVDVAVVGGGVIGLSVARELRLAGVDRVVVLEREASVGQGSSSRANGGVRAQFTTRANVEFSAFSIAELERLDAATGLLGFHQTGYLLLCGTEAGEQGLRAAFELQRSLGVDTAWLTPAEALERVPFVRPQGLRAATFHARDGFLDPHGVVAALRAEAERLAVEVRTGTEVTAIEPAPGGLDLRAGDRALRAGFVVNAAGPAAGRVAALAGSDLPVAPVRRNLAYVREPDGPGELIPMCVDLDTGVLIRREASGGFVVAWSDPSDPSSWETTVDPRFLEQLAQRVGNRFPLLEELPLDPRQCWAGLYPETPDHHAVVGPAPEAPALLHCAGFGGHGVMHAPAAGRAVAELVTLGGCRTFDLHPLRPARFAEGDLVVETAVL
- a CDS encoding amidohydrolase family protein, encoding MTGAGLLLEGGTVFDGLGNPGRVADVAVVGRRVVAVGDDPPAGLRRIGCDGLTFAPLDPGSAEVAAALWSSLAGGVPVEPATFGELAGRLDQARPANNLALLVGHGTLRLTANGLEERLRPGAAERMAALAAEAFEAGAVGLSSGLIYVPGSYAGTGELVALARVAAAYGGVYATHLRDEGAHLEAALDEAVTIAGTAGTRLQVSHCKAAGLAAHGTAGRLLERLAAARLDGIDAQGDQYPYDAGATVLSALLPPAVAAGGTEAMRARLRDPGTRAALRAQAERGGIGDGAWVEADPADVLLTGHRDPGVVGRTLAGVAGGRDPWDVLCELVAGDPAAAIVVRLAREDDVRAIMASPLVGVGSDNGPPTGLEHPRTWGCFPRLLGRYVRELDVLTWEQAVRKATWLGARQFRLDGRGLLAEGAVADLCVFDPATVGHDGTYLDPDVPVTGIEHVVLAGDLVVEHGRFTGRRSGRVLRSGR
- a CDS encoding winged helix DNA-binding domain-containing protein, producing the protein MRRLTEDRVRRLRLRAQRLAGRRPGDAAEVVRAVGGLQAQDTPASRLAVRARSTGLDADAVRRACNRDRSVVRTWAMRGTLHMVAAEDAGWLVALLGPGFAAGNRRRRLQLGLDDARCERALAALPAVLAGGPLPRADVVAGLAAEGVEIEPKGQAPAHLIGYAAMRGLICRGPDLDGDEPSYALLEAWAGAGRTLGPDEALAELARRYLGGHGPAAPEDLAAWSGLALGRARRAFDLVADELEEVALDGRPLWAPVGAVAADPPGDPPAGPGGPVVRLLGRFDDYLLGWRGRDLVLDPGFAGRIQAGGGWIHPAVVVDGRVAGTWRARRAPDRLELTVEPFGGRLPRGARPALEAEAADVGRFLGAEPVLRVDGR